From one Paenibacillus sp. FSL K6-1330 genomic stretch:
- the spoVAC gene encoding stage V sporulation protein AC — MSGSNQKPKSDITTMSSGEYQAIAKKHEPPRPILKNCLRAFLVGGLICLIGQCIQKFFMSVFDMSTTEASNPTVAVLIILSVILTSFGVYDKIAQWAGAGSAVPVTGFANSMCSAALEHRAEGLVLGVGASMFKLAGSVIVFGTVAAFIIGIIYAIFGIEGR, encoded by the coding sequence ATGTCAGGCTCTAACCAAAAGCCTAAGTCTGATATCACCACAATGAGCTCAGGGGAATATCAGGCGATTGCCAAAAAGCATGAACCTCCCCGCCCCATACTTAAAAATTGCCTGCGTGCGTTTTTGGTGGGAGGTCTCATCTGTTTGATCGGCCAATGCATTCAGAAGTTTTTTATGTCCGTATTCGACATGAGCACCACCGAAGCGAGCAATCCGACGGTAGCCGTGCTGATTATACTCTCCGTCATTCTGACCAGCTTCGGCGTGTATGACAAAATCGCGCAATGGGCGGGAGCAGGCAGCGCCGTGCCGGTTACGGGGTTTGCGAATTCCATGTGCTCCGCAGCGCTCGAGCACCGCGCGGAGGGTTTGGTACTGGGGGTCGGGGCCAGCATGTTTAAGCTGGCAGGATCAGTCATTGTATTTGGTACCGTCGCTGCGTTTATCATCGGTATCATTTACGCTATTTTTGGCATCGAGGGGAGGTAA
- the spoVAD gene encoding stage V sporulation protein AD — protein sequence MKVIGQTWQFENKPVIIGTGTIVGPEEGEGPLADDFDYVYDNIEINEKTWEKAERKLLEDASSKAVEKAGIKEDQLQFFVGGDLMNQIISSSFAARQLGVPYIGVFGACSTSMESLAVASMLVDSGGAKYVMAGTASHNCTVEKQFRYPTEYGSQKPPYAQYTITGAGCSVISDKGDGPAVTYATIGKVVDLGIKDPFNMGTAMAPAAADTITKHFKDTGRQAKDYDLIVTGDLASVGLPIAKDLLKQNNVIMDGTVFADCGLMIYDMEKQKYVNAGGSGCGCSAVVTYGHILKRMLKGELKKVLVVATGALLSPLSYQQGESIPCIAHAVALEMGG from the coding sequence ATGAAGGTGATCGGCCAAACCTGGCAGTTCGAGAACAAACCCGTCATTATCGGCACGGGGACGATTGTAGGACCTGAGGAAGGCGAAGGGCCACTCGCCGATGATTTCGACTATGTCTACGACAATATTGAGATCAACGAAAAAACATGGGAAAAGGCGGAGCGAAAACTGCTGGAGGATGCTTCAAGTAAGGCGGTCGAAAAGGCTGGCATCAAGGAAGACCAGCTGCAGTTTTTTGTGGGCGGGGACTTGATGAACCAGATCATCAGCAGTTCCTTTGCTGCAAGACAGTTGGGTGTGCCTTACATCGGCGTATTCGGTGCCTGCTCTACTTCAATGGAGAGCCTCGCGGTGGCCTCCATGCTCGTGGATTCAGGAGGTGCCAAGTATGTCATGGCCGGTACTGCAAGCCATAACTGTACGGTCGAGAAGCAGTTTCGTTATCCTACGGAGTACGGATCGCAGAAACCGCCGTATGCACAGTATACGATAACGGGAGCAGGCTGCTCCGTCATTTCGGACAAGGGAGACGGTCCTGCTGTCACGTATGCCACTATTGGCAAGGTGGTCGATCTGGGCATCAAGGACCCGTTCAATATGGGGACGGCGATGGCTCCGGCAGCAGCCGATACAATAACCAAGCACTTTAAAGACACAGGCCGGCAAGCGAAGGATTATGACCTGATCGTGACCGGTGACCTGGCCTCGGTTGGACTTCCGATCGCTAAGGATCTCTTGAAACAGAATAATGTCATCATGGACGGCACGGTATTTGCCGATTGCGGCTTAATGATCTACGACATGGAAAAGCAGAAATACGTCAATGCAGGGGGCAGCGGCTGCGGCTGCTCGGCTGTTGTCACTTATGGCCATATTTTGAAACGGATGCTTAAAGGCGAATTGAAAAAGGTGCTGGTCGTTGCTACCGGAGCCTTGCTGTCGCCTCTTTCTTACCAGCAGGGTGAGAGCATTCCGTGCATCGCTCACGCTGTAGCTTTAGAGATGGGAGGATAA
- the spoVAE gene encoding stage V sporulation protein AE — protein MQFLWAFIIGGLICVIGQIMMDVIKLTPAHTMSTLVVAGAIADGFGLYEPLVKFAGAGASVPITSFGNSLVHGALTELGRDGWIGVVTGIFEVTSAGISSAIIFSFLAALFVRPKG, from the coding sequence ATGCAGTTTTTATGGGCGTTTATTATTGGCGGTCTGATTTGCGTCATTGGGCAAATTATGATGGACGTTATTAAATTGACACCGGCACATACGATGAGTACGTTAGTGGTCGCCGGAGCCATCGCCGACGGGTTCGGATTGTATGAGCCGCTGGTCAAATTCGCGGGAGCGGGAGCCTCGGTGCCGATCACCAGCTTTGGTAATTCGCTTGTGCACGGCGCCTTGACGGAGCTGGGGAGGGACGGCTGGATCGGGGTCGTGACAGGGATATTCGAAGTCACCAGTGCAGGGATATCCTCGGCCATCATTTTCTCGTTCCTGGCCGCTCTGTTTGTTCGTCCGAAGGGATAA
- a CDS encoding MoxR family ATPase, with protein sequence MPVSQESMKIITSVRTNLESCLLGKEFEIQLLLTALLAGGHVLIEDVPGTGKTQLIKALAKSMQGDYRRIQCNPDILPSDITGVSVFHPRDEMFYFRPGPVMTNILLADEINRATTKTQSALLEVMEERSVTVDGATHELPHPFMLCATQNPIDFEGTYMLPEAQLDRFMLKLSLGYPDAATEKQLMYRSRDGQLADKLQPVTHMDTISAIQREIREVFIGDPVADYLLNITRSTREHPSVMLGASPRATLSFMNAVKAYAFLQERDYVLPDDVKTLAPYVLSHRIMLRPEARLDNASPESVLEFILRQVKVPVQMGR encoded by the coding sequence ATGCCCGTAAGCCAAGAATCCATGAAAATCATTACCTCGGTGCGAACCAATCTGGAGTCGTGCCTATTAGGCAAAGAATTTGAGATCCAATTGCTCCTTACGGCGCTGCTCGCTGGCGGACATGTACTGATCGAGGATGTGCCCGGCACAGGAAAGACCCAACTGATCAAAGCATTAGCGAAATCCATGCAGGGAGACTACCGCCGCATTCAGTGTAACCCGGATATTCTCCCGAGTGATATAACGGGTGTTTCGGTATTCCACCCGAGAGACGAAATGTTTTACTTCCGTCCTGGCCCAGTCATGACCAACATTTTGCTGGCGGATGAAATCAATCGAGCGACAACCAAGACGCAATCGGCCCTGCTTGAGGTAATGGAGGAGCGCAGCGTAACAGTGGATGGAGCTACCCACGAACTTCCGCATCCCTTCATGCTGTGCGCGACCCAGAACCCGATCGATTTTGAAGGCACCTATATGCTCCCGGAAGCACAGCTGGACCGGTTTATGCTGAAGCTGAGCCTGGGTTACCCTGATGCTGCCACGGAGAAGCAGTTGATGTACCGTTCGCGGGACGGACAACTGGCGGACAAGCTTCAGCCGGTGACGCATATGGATACCATTTCGGCTATTCAACGTGAGATTCGCGAGGTATTCATCGGTGACCCCGTCGCCGATTACTTGCTGAATATTACCCGGTCGACCCGCGAGCACCCTTCCGTTATGCTGGGCGCAAGTCCCCGGGCAACGCTGTCATTCATGAATGCTGTTAAAGCTTATGCCTTCTTGCAAGAGAGGGATTACGTTCTGCCAGATGATGTGAAGACGCTGGCTCCATACGTACTTTCGCACCGGATCATGCTGCGTCCGGAAGCCAGGCTCGACAATGCGAGTCCCGAATCGGTGCTCGAGTTTATACTGCGTCAGGTCAAAGTGCCTGTTCAGATGGGGAGATAG
- a CDS encoding DUF58 domain-containing protein, whose amino-acid sequence MRRAVSLFLNGMQPSRLAAVLAVWCLCLLYVLFQGGKTSLMLFSMVSLLTIYLIGAGFGGVNRVKAQRRVLGRSEQEGELLHAGEQVRVKLEVHVPGLLPMPYMIVREVLQRHNGDSWSFEDSVIPNLRGAGKLVFQTPPLERGRYAFSKTECISEDIFGLMEHKGRIEVQTDFRVLPRTIYIPKWQRNIRNSRLGGTHTTVSASRRETTQINGVRDYVYGDRISRIHWNATAKTGSWKSKEFEHESFPRTMIVLDCTADGYDHAQQFELAVSAAASLIEYGAKEHAGTGLFTATREAQIFAPADHAGERMRMIQHLVDVDYNRKTKLIASLEKSYRHFPKGALFLLISPMSGKDASEIMRWVETRGMNPCFLQINNSNETKKRDESISLLQSRGISSYSVSSLDELPAALGGGA is encoded by the coding sequence ATGCGCCGCGCTGTTTCGTTATTTTTGAATGGCATGCAGCCGTCTAGACTGGCAGCGGTATTGGCGGTATGGTGCCTGTGTCTTTTGTATGTATTATTTCAGGGGGGCAAAACCTCGCTCATGCTTTTCTCCATGGTCAGCCTTCTGACGATCTATTTGATCGGTGCAGGCTTTGGTGGGGTCAATCGTGTGAAAGCCCAGCGAAGAGTGCTGGGACGATCGGAGCAAGAAGGAGAACTTCTTCACGCCGGTGAACAGGTTCGCGTGAAGCTGGAGGTCCATGTTCCGGGATTGCTTCCGATGCCCTATATGATCGTGCGTGAAGTATTGCAAAGGCACAACGGCGACTCCTGGTCTTTTGAAGATAGCGTCATTCCGAACCTCCGCGGAGCGGGCAAACTTGTATTTCAGACCCCTCCGCTTGAACGGGGGCGGTACGCTTTTTCAAAGACGGAATGTATTAGCGAGGATATTTTCGGATTAATGGAGCACAAGGGACGGATTGAAGTTCAGACCGATTTCCGCGTCCTGCCAAGAACTATATATATTCCTAAATGGCAGCGAAACATACGGAATTCAAGATTGGGCGGTACGCATACCACGGTTTCGGCTTCAAGACGGGAAACAACGCAGATCAACGGAGTTCGCGATTATGTATATGGCGACCGGATCTCCCGGATTCACTGGAATGCAACGGCGAAGACGGGCTCGTGGAAGTCGAAGGAATTTGAGCATGAATCGTTTCCCAGAACGATGATCGTGCTGGACTGCACTGCTGACGGATATGATCATGCCCAGCAATTCGAGCTCGCCGTATCGGCCGCCGCATCGCTGATCGAGTATGGGGCCAAGGAGCATGCGGGTACAGGCTTGTTCACGGCTACCCGAGAAGCTCAAATTTTCGCTCCCGCCGATCACGCCGGAGAGCGGATGCGCATGATTCAGCATTTGGTTGACGTGGATTATAACCGCAAAACCAAATTGATTGCTTCCCTGGAGAAATCCTATCGCCATTTTCCAAAAGGAGCCCTGTTCCTGCTGATCAGCCCGATGAGCGGCAAGGACGCTTCAGAGATCATGCGCTGGGTAGAAACCAGGGGAATGAACCCTTGCTTCTTGCAAATAAACAATTCCAATGAAACGAAAAAACGCGATGAATCCATATCGCTTCTGCAATCCCGGGGGATTTCAAGCTATTCGGTTTCTTCCCTTGATGAGCTTCCGGCTGCGCTGGGAGGTGGTGCATGA
- a CDS encoding transglutaminase domain-containing protein: MMKLWLDKLSTTFFSTLTMLWIWVIGMQWVSFTETIWLSETTAMVIAALTITAVTEALLPIKQGYRVLIQFVLILYCVYSLLKTYGNPVPAFGGEGVLTEEIMYLFPYLWFAIAAWAAFLFLTRWAKTKGRVLFAVGINVIGFAVLDSFTKIVLWDEIAWVVGAGMGWLVSSHFNRFRRRFPQGWVNLSKYPFKIIANILVIFSLIIVAGVNMPHVKPTLTDPYTAWREWNGVPLSGSSTTGTGTLIESPSESMSGYGREDNDLGGGFNFDYSPVMSITSDERSYWRGETRAVYSGTGWADGASSRRSGTGVGIGEELPGEASASVPTKTLEQSVTMLNDTVYPVLFGAYTVRQLENLDEDIDPDRLSWVTEGAEMHLDDVRNADYPKSYTLTSQVPVIPIDELSTRTYDELYSSSIDDAYIQMPRNFPDRVSDLAEEITADGDTPYEKVMLLQQYLTSNFTYTNTPDLTRKKSDDFVDAFLFEIQEGYCDYFSTSLVMMTRSLDIPARWVKGYAPGRMTASEYVPADGQTTIEPGNYTVTNADAHSWVEVYFGEYGWVPIEATPGFSMPILTADTDAKPVIEEEVEEEEKAEDKATPAAASDHQQPVWVKVVVTAAVVVIVLWILYIVWRMRISLRFAGARIRAGKPLTAADKVIAETERWIRSVQRRGLVRQEHETLRESVGRWVSAHPELGAELRPLLQQFEAARYSPAEVKEEQWRSVQHDAQKLKKSIKKVRIVSEKRLST; the protein is encoded by the coding sequence ATGATGAAGTTATGGCTGGACAAACTATCTACTACCTTCTTTAGTACCTTAACGATGCTATGGATCTGGGTCATCGGGATGCAGTGGGTCTCCTTTACGGAGACGATATGGCTCTCGGAAACGACAGCCATGGTTATCGCAGCATTAACCATTACGGCGGTTACCGAAGCGCTGCTGCCGATCAAGCAAGGTTACCGGGTGCTTATCCAGTTTGTTTTGATCTTGTATTGCGTGTACAGTTTGCTGAAAACTTACGGTAATCCGGTTCCCGCCTTCGGAGGTGAAGGCGTTCTGACCGAGGAAATCATGTATCTTTTTCCTTATTTGTGGTTTGCTATCGCCGCATGGGCCGCTTTCCTGTTCCTTACGCGGTGGGCCAAAACCAAGGGGCGCGTGCTTTTTGCAGTCGGGATCAACGTCATCGGTTTTGCCGTGCTGGATTCCTTTACGAAAATCGTGCTGTGGGATGAGATCGCCTGGGTGGTCGGAGCAGGGATGGGCTGGCTCGTATCCAGCCATTTTAACCGGTTCCGCAGGCGTTTTCCGCAGGGTTGGGTCAATTTATCGAAATATCCGTTTAAGATTATCGCCAACATTCTGGTCATCTTCTCTTTGATCATTGTGGCCGGCGTGAATATGCCACATGTGAAGCCGACATTAACCGATCCTTACACGGCGTGGAGAGAGTGGAACGGAGTGCCGTTATCCGGCAGCAGTACAACCGGGACCGGAACCCTTATCGAGTCACCGTCTGAAAGCATGTCCGGGTATGGACGAGAGGATAATGACCTTGGCGGAGGTTTTAATTTTGACTATTCACCGGTGATGTCGATTACCTCGGATGAACGCAGCTATTGGCGAGGGGAGACCAGAGCCGTATACTCGGGAACTGGTTGGGCGGACGGAGCCAGCAGCCGGCGTTCCGGTACGGGCGTGGGCATCGGTGAGGAATTGCCGGGAGAAGCCAGCGCATCCGTACCTACCAAAACGCTGGAGCAATCGGTAACGATGCTGAATGATACGGTGTATCCGGTATTGTTCGGTGCCTACACCGTTCGTCAGTTGGAGAATTTGGATGAGGATATCGATCCGGATCGGCTCAGCTGGGTGACCGAAGGCGCGGAGATGCATCTGGACGACGTTCGTAATGCGGACTACCCGAAGAGTTATACCTTAACGTCGCAAGTGCCGGTGATTCCAATCGATGAGCTGAGCACCAGGACTTATGATGAACTATATTCCAGCTCGATTGACGATGCTTATATCCAGATGCCGAGAAACTTTCCTGACCGCGTTTCCGATCTGGCCGAAGAAATTACCGCGGACGGAGATACGCCGTATGAGAAGGTCATGCTCTTGCAACAATATTTAACGAGCAACTTTACTTATACCAACACGCCGGATCTTACGCGCAAGAAGAGCGATGATTTTGTGGATGCGTTTCTGTTTGAAATCCAGGAAGGGTATTGTGATTATTTCTCTACATCCTTGGTGATGATGACACGGTCGCTGGATATCCCCGCGCGCTGGGTCAAAGGCTACGCGCCGGGAAGAATGACGGCTTCGGAGTACGTTCCGGCCGATGGTCAGACCACGATTGAGCCCGGAAACTATACCGTTACGAATGCTGACGCTCATTCCTGGGTTGAAGTATACTTCGGTGAGTACGGCTGGGTTCCGATTGAAGCGACACCGGGCTTCAGCATGCCGATTTTGACGGCCGACACAGACGCTAAGCCTGTCATTGAGGAAGAAGTTGAAGAAGAAGAGAAGGCAGAGGACAAGGCTACGCCAGCCGCAGCCTCTGATCATCAGCAACCTGTCTGGGTTAAAGTTGTTGTCACGGCAGCCGTGGTTGTTATCGTATTGTGGATTCTGTACATCGTGTGGAGAATGCGCATCAGCCTGCGTTTTGCCGGGGCACGCATTCGGGCGGGCAAGCCGCTGACGGCAGCGGATAAAGTCATTGCCGAAACCGAACGATGGATTCGTTCCGTGCAGCGCCGAGGCTTAGTGAGGCAGGAACATGAAACTCTCCGTGAATCGGTTGGCCGCTGGGTTAGTGCACACCCTGAGCTGGGAGCGGAGCTGAGACCGCTGCTGCAGCAATTTGAAGCGGCTCGGTACAGTCCGGCTGAAGTGAAGGAGGAGCAGTGGCGCTCAGTCCAACATGATGCTCAGAAGCTGAAGAAGTCCATCAAGAAGGTCCGCATTGTATCCGAGAAACGTCTATCAACCTAA
- a CDS encoding YqeG family HAD IIIA-type phosphatase, which produces MFEMLIPKLRVNTVFDINLEELYEQGYRGIITDLDNTLVGAKAPVATPELVVWFKRVKEIGFQLIIVSNNQLERVSKFATPLDIQYVHEARKPSNTPFRKAMKMMELTPEKTVVVGDQMLTDVYGGNRLGLYTVLVMPIAINDEGWFTRLVNRRVERIALTRLRKKGLWMEEEPKS; this is translated from the coding sequence TTGTTTGAAATGTTAATTCCAAAGCTCCGTGTCAATACGGTTTTTGATATTAACCTAGAGGAATTATATGAGCAGGGGTATCGGGGGATCATTACCGATTTGGATAATACTCTTGTAGGGGCGAAGGCACCGGTTGCCACGCCGGAACTGGTCGTTTGGTTCAAAAGGGTGAAGGAGATCGGTTTCCAGCTCATCATCGTCTCCAATAACCAGTTGGAACGCGTGTCTAAATTTGCGACGCCGCTGGATATCCAGTATGTGCATGAAGCCCGCAAACCAAGCAATACCCCGTTTCGCAAAGCGATGAAGATGATGGAGCTTACGCCGGAGAAAACGGTAGTTGTCGGCGACCAGATGCTGACCGACGTGTATGGCGGGAATCGGCTGGGTCTGTACACGGTACTGGTTATGCCCATCGCCATCAACGATGAGGGATGGTTTACGCGCCTGGTCAATCGCCGGGTGGAGCGCATCGCATTGACCCGTTTGCGCAAAAAAGGATTATGGATGGAGGAGGAACCGAAATCATGA
- the yqeH gene encoding ribosome biogenesis GTPase YqeH, which produces MTLPTGGEDIKKCSGCGIQLQSVAQDKPGYLPEKAWDRDPVICQRCFRIKNYNEASSVAVDQDEFLRLLGQIGGKNALVIHIVDLFDFEGSLISGLQRFVGNNPVILAVNKTDLLPKVTNWNKVLNWVQKQCKEHGLRTEDIVLCSAKKNQGFERLLETVAHYRGDRDVYVVGATNVGKSSLINRLIRDYSDLDQELTVSRYPGTTLDMVNIPLDDGRYIIDTPGIVYPWRYSELVSREDLGTVMPENPLKPMVYQLNEGQTLFFGGFGRFDFLQGEHQSFTCFISGRLGIHRTKLERADSLFAEHAGELLSPPTKERIEELPEWTRHEIRIPKGTRQDVFISGLGWIKINGEQGALVAVHVPKGIKVLSRPSLI; this is translated from the coding sequence ATGACGTTGCCTACTGGCGGAGAAGACATCAAGAAGTGCAGCGGCTGCGGCATACAGCTTCAGAGTGTAGCACAGGACAAGCCGGGCTATTTGCCGGAGAAGGCTTGGGACCGTGACCCGGTTATTTGCCAGCGCTGTTTCCGGATAAAGAATTATAATGAAGCGTCCTCGGTTGCCGTAGACCAGGATGAGTTTTTACGGTTGCTGGGACAGATCGGCGGCAAGAACGCGCTTGTCATTCATATCGTGGATCTCTTCGATTTTGAAGGCAGCCTTATTTCGGGGCTGCAGCGGTTTGTCGGCAACAACCCGGTTATTCTGGCCGTTAACAAGACGGATCTTCTGCCGAAGGTCACCAATTGGAACAAGGTTCTCAATTGGGTACAGAAGCAGTGCAAGGAGCATGGTCTGAGAACCGAAGACATCGTGCTCTGCAGCGCGAAGAAGAATCAAGGCTTTGAGCGGTTGCTGGAGACGGTAGCGCATTACCGAGGCGACCGGGACGTCTACGTGGTTGGCGCCACGAATGTGGGTAAATCCAGCTTGATCAATCGCCTGATCCGCGACTACAGCGATTTAGATCAGGAGCTGACCGTTTCCCGTTATCCGGGAACAACGCTGGATATGGTCAATATTCCACTGGACGACGGCCGGTATATTATTGATACGCCGGGCATCGTGTACCCTTGGCGCTACAGCGAGCTTGTGAGCCGTGAGGATTTGGGGACGGTTATGCCGGAAAATCCGCTGAAGCCGATGGTTTATCAGTTGAACGAAGGGCAGACGCTATTCTTCGGAGGTTTCGGCCGTTTTGATTTTCTCCAAGGAGAGCACCAATCCTTTACTTGCTTTATTAGCGGTAGATTAGGGATTCATCGGACCAAACTGGAGCGAGCGGATTCGTTATTTGCTGAGCATGCCGGAGAGCTGCTCTCACCGCCGACCAAAGAACGGATTGAAGAACTACCGGAATGGACAAGACATGAAATCCGTATTCCTAAGGGAACCCGCCAAGACGTGTTTATCTCAGGGCTCGGCTGGATCAAGATCAATGGTGAACAGGGAGCGCTCGTTGCGGTTCATGTCCCTAAAGGAATCAAAGTTCTGTCGCGTCCATCCTTGATATAA
- a CDS encoding shikimate dehydrogenase has product MKVNPMIERDYLLLGVMGDPIGHSKSPAMHHAAITVLGLSGAYVPLHIRPEGLSDAIQAVKALGFRGVNVTIPHKVEVMKYLDVVDEGARRIGAVNTIVNDNGQLTGYNTDGIGYVRSLKDEACPDLKGKRIVVIGAGGAARGIIYALTGEGPEKISIVNRTSAKALALAEEWSSLADLRGYGEDHAREALSDADVVINTTSVGMFPRVSELPIPMEYIPEGIVVSDLIYNPLKTELLRVSELRQCTVHGGLGMFINQGAYAFEYWTGLTAPVQAMKEAVLTSF; this is encoded by the coding sequence ATGAAAGTGAATCCAATGATCGAGCGTGATTATTTGCTCCTTGGCGTAATGGGGGACCCGATCGGTCACTCGAAATCACCGGCCATGCATCATGCGGCGATCACCGTCCTGGGATTGTCAGGGGCCTATGTGCCTCTTCATATACGTCCGGAAGGGCTTAGTGACGCCATCCAGGCTGTCAAAGCGCTGGGATTCCGGGGGGTGAACGTAACGATCCCGCACAAGGTGGAGGTTATGAAGTATCTGGATGTCGTCGATGAAGGGGCGCGGCGCATCGGTGCCGTGAATACCATCGTCAACGACAATGGCCAATTGACGGGTTATAATACGGATGGGATCGGATATGTTCGTTCATTAAAGGATGAAGCCTGTCCCGATCTTAAGGGGAAGCGCATCGTCGTCATCGGCGCTGGCGGAGCGGCCAGGGGGATCATCTATGCCCTTACCGGAGAAGGGCCTGAGAAGATATCCATTGTGAACCGGACATCCGCCAAAGCGCTTGCGTTGGCCGAGGAGTGGAGCTCGCTTGCCGACTTGAGGGGATACGGAGAGGATCATGCCAGAGAGGCGTTGTCGGATGCCGATGTTGTGATCAACACCACTTCGGTGGGCATGTTTCCCCGGGTTTCCGAGCTTCCCATTCCAATGGAGTATATACCGGAAGGGATCGTTGTCAGCGATCTGATCTATAATCCGTTGAAGACCGAGCTGTTACGGGTAAGTGAGCTTCGGCAATGCACGGTGCATGGCGGACTTGGGATGTTCATCAACCAAGGGGCGTATGCATTCGAGTATTGGACAGGTCTGACGGCGCCTGTACAGGCGATGAAGGAAGCCGTTCTGACCAGCTTCTAA
- the yhbY gene encoding ribosome assembly RNA-binding protein YhbY, whose product MLTGKQKRHLRSLAHHLDPLFQVGKGGSNEHLIRHISEAIEKRELMKVSVLNNCLEDPREIAEELAEGAGAELVQVIGKTIVLYKESKDHKTIELP is encoded by the coding sequence ATGTTAACAGGAAAGCAAAAACGACATTTACGTTCGCTTGCGCATCATCTGGATCCGCTGTTCCAGGTAGGCAAGGGAGGCAGCAACGAGCATCTGATCCGGCATATTTCCGAGGCGATTGAGAAACGGGAACTCATGAAAGTATCCGTTCTCAACAATTGTCTTGAAGACCCGCGCGAAATCGCCGAGGAGCTTGCTGAAGGTGCCGGAGCCGAACTGGTACAGGTTATCGGCAAGACGATTGTGCTTTATAAAGAATCGAAAGACCACAAAACCATCGAATTGCCGTAA
- a CDS encoding nicotinate-nucleotide adenylyltransferase, whose translation MKVGIMGGTFDPIHIGHMLAAECARDAYDLEEVWFMPSHIPPHKEDAGVTGLMRLEMTAEAVADHPSFRTLDWEVKRGGVSYTVDTVRELQDTYPEHDFSFIIGADMVAYLPKWNRIGELADMLTFIGLNRPGTKLSVDDLPDFLQKVVVTAEMPLIEISSTMIRSRAASGSSIRYMVPDRVYDYIVRSGIYGVQP comes from the coding sequence ATGAAGGTAGGGATAATGGGTGGAACCTTCGATCCCATTCATATCGGGCATATGCTAGCAGCCGAGTGCGCGCGGGACGCTTACGATCTGGAAGAAGTATGGTTTATGCCAAGCCATATCCCCCCACACAAGGAAGATGCTGGCGTAACCGGTCTGATGAGGCTGGAGATGACCGCTGAGGCAGTAGCCGACCATCCATCTTTTCGTACATTGGATTGGGAAGTGAAGCGCGGCGGCGTATCCTATACGGTAGACACGGTTAGAGAACTGCAGGATACGTATCCCGAGCATGATTTCTCGTTCATTATCGGAGCGGATATGGTAGCGTATCTTCCCAAGTGGAATCGGATCGGGGAGCTGGCGGACATGCTGACGTTTATTGGGCTTAACCGTCCCGGAACCAAGCTATCGGTGGATGATCTGCCTGATTTCCTGCAAAAGGTGGTAGTGACAGCGGAGATGCCGTTGATCGAAATATCCTCCACCATGATTCGGAGCAGAGCCGCATCAGGTTCGTCCATCCGTTATATGGTGCCGGACCGTGTATACGATTATATTGTTAGGAGCGGTATTTATGGAGTACAGCCGTGA
- the yqeK gene encoding bis(5'-nucleosyl)-tetraphosphatase (symmetrical) YqeK, whose product MEYSRDELIEAVSSQMPAKRWDHTKGVMETAVILAKRFGADPVKAELAAILHDVAKYWPVQKLHQMMVEHALSEELLHYDKQLWHAEVGAFVAEQEYGVTDAEVLDAIRYHTSGRIGMTLLDKVVCLADYMEPGRDFPGVNNIRELANHSLEEALAAGFDSTIGHLLSRRQIIFPLTVLARNDLIKQLEANS is encoded by the coding sequence ATGGAGTACAGCCGTGATGAACTCATTGAAGCGGTATCCTCCCAGATGCCGGCCAAGCGCTGGGATCACACAAAAGGCGTAATGGAAACCGCGGTCATCCTTGCAAAGAGGTTCGGGGCCGATCCGGTTAAGGCGGAATTGGCTGCCATCCTGCATGATGTGGCCAAATACTGGCCCGTGCAAAAGCTTCATCAAATGATGGTGGAGCATGCGCTCTCCGAAGAGCTGCTCCATTACGATAAGCAGCTTTGGCATGCTGAGGTAGGCGCATTCGTAGCGGAGCAAGAGTATGGCGTGACGGATGCTGAGGTGCTTGACGCCATCCGCTACCATACGTCGGGGCGCATAGGCATGACGCTGCTTGACAAGGTGGTCTGTCTTGCGGATTATATGGAGCCGGGACGGGATTTCCCCGGCGTGAATAATATTCGCGAACTGGCCAACCATAGCCTTGAAGAGGCGCTTGCAGCCGGTTTTGATTCGACGATCGGACATCTGCTTTCGCGCAGACAAATCATTTTTCCGTTGACGGTACTAGCCCGCAACGATCTAATTAAGCAATTGGAGGCGAATTCATGA